The genomic interval GCTCTGCCGGCGATCTTGCCCCACGACGGTCGGCGATCGCCGCCGAGTTCGAGGCGCCAGCGTTTGACAGCGAGCGCCCCGGAGCCCACTCCGTATCCCAGGTACGCGCGCAACTGATCTACTCGACCTCTCCATTGCCGATGGGCGACGATCGAGTCTGGATCAAACACGCCCACCCCCCCGCCCATGAGGGATCGCCAGAATGCGTCGACGTCCTCGGCCGCTCGCAAGGGAGCGCCGGGTCCTAGTGTCTCGTCGAACCCGCCGATCTCCTCGAGAGCGCTTCTTCGCCACACCATGTTTGCTCCGTGGCCAATTTCGGTCGGGTCGTCGTCGTGGCCGAACTTGGCCGGATCCGTCCGAGACGTCAGGCTCAGGTGAAGCCATGCCCGAGGGGTGTGTGTGGACTCGGAATCGACTCGTCCGGTGACGAATCCGGCGGAGGGTTCCCTTGTGAAGGCTTCGACAGCCGCCTCGAGCCATCTCGAGTCGGGCAGGCAATCGTCATCAGTGAAGGCAACCAGCTCGGTCGAGGCGGCGCGCCAGCCCGCGTTGCGGG from Acidimicrobiales bacterium carries:
- a CDS encoding glycosyltransferase, which translates into the protein MSVTVVIATRDRPQLVRGALEAAKAALRPGDSLIMVDSASADPITIAGVAREAGANLIRCAEPGTSRARNAGWRAASTELVAFTDDDCLPDSRWLEAAVEAFTREPSAGFVTGRVDSESTHTPRAWLHLSLTSRTDPAKFGHDDDPTEIGHGANMVWRRSALEEIGGFDETLGPGAPLRAAEDVDAFWRSLMGGGVGVFDPDSIVAHRQWRGRVDQLRAYLGYGVGSGALAVKRWRLELGGDRRPSWGKIAGRASRELIWRHGVQGVVRNVAERYAMGSLSELAMLAGAAQGVVRARRMGLADGHFLTSS